The Sulfurimonas sp. genome includes a region encoding these proteins:
- a CDS encoding iron-sulfur cluster assembly scaffold protein, producing the protein MVEDKELQAEIGKHLMQPENYGKLEDADCIGIGIDHATKSYVIMYIKRDEKFITDVKFGTNGTQDTTTLGSLFTEMIKGDEVVNALETTSALENELKESYASLPAPKVDMSKPEGEQVERISTEHQDSANMVLTAFRAAMRHYDRKQGGIKEDQFEMSISKTCPYSTTECHFVKKASDRS; encoded by the coding sequence ATGGTTGAAGATAAAGAACTGCAGGCAGAAATCGGCAAACATCTTATGCAGCCGGAAAATTACGGCAAACTTGAAGATGCAGATTGCATCGGAATAGGCATAGACCACGCTACGAAAAGTTATGTAATTATGTACATCAAAAGAGATGAGAAGTTTATAACTGATGTAAAATTCGGCACAAACGGCACGCAAGATACAACAACGCTTGGCTCGCTTTTTACCGAAATGATAAAAGGCGATGAGGTGGTAAATGCGCTAGAGACGACTTCAGCGCTGGAAAATGAACTAAAAGAGAGTTACGCTTCTCTTCCTGCTCCAAAGGTAGATATGTCAAAGCCCGAGGGAGAGCAGGTTGAACGCATCTCAACCGAACATCAAGACAGCGCAAATATGGTTCTTACCGCTTTTCGTGCCGCAATGCGACATTATGACCGCAAACAAGGCGGCATAAAAGAAGATCAGTTTGAGATGAGCATATCAAAAACTTGTCCATACTCTACTACGGAGTGTCATTTTGTAAAAAAGGCAAGCGACCGCTCGTAA
- the ppsA gene encoding pyruvate, water dikinase, protein MQYIRFFSELNIGDISIVGGKNASLGEMYQNLTLKGVNIPNGFATTSDAYWLLLQENGIKDKIAQILSDLDIADTDNLQKRGLEVRTLILNSHLPKALVDELLEAYKILSNQYNSQNIDVAVRSSGTAEDLPDASFAGQQETFLNVNSKEALLESVLRCFASLFTDRAISYRTSRGFSHFKVALSVGVQKMVRSDISSSGIMFTIDTESGSENLILINSIWGLGENVVSGRVNADEFFIFKPTLKNGINTILKHSLGSKKEKMLYSEDKRTINVGTTKEEQESFSINDDEVIKLAKQALLVEEHYGRPMDIEWAKDGNDSKLYIVQARPETVMSKQNKSMTSKQYSLNAKDAKILTSGRAIGEKIGIGKITVINDTTEFARFKEGDILVADTTNPDWEPVMKKASAVITNRGSRTCHAAIVAREIGVPAVVGCGNATAVLQDGQKVTVSCAEGDEGYVYEGELEYYIKTIDMSKLQPTKTKLFVNVGNPAEAFNFAKMPNDGVGLARMEFIMNNSINAHPMALVDMHKGISVTDEDKIRSFMTPCSDTKEFFLQKISEGVGMIAAAFYPKPVIIRTSDFKSNEYRGMTGGLIYEAEEENPMIGFRGASRYYDDSYREAFMWECEALKRVRDDMGLTNIKIMIPFVRTPQEGKKVIEIMHKQGLTQGKNSLEIYAMCEIPANVIIADEFLEVFDGYSIGSNDLTQLTLGVDRESAKIAHIFDERNEAVKRMLKMAIEACKTRGKYIGICGQAPSDYPEITEFLVQNGIDSISLNPDSLFKMRQVVSDLE, encoded by the coding sequence ATGCAATACATACGCTTTTTCAGTGAACTTAATATAGGTGATATTTCTATCGTCGGCGGTAAAAACGCTTCGCTTGGAGAGATGTACCAAAACCTGACTCTAAAGGGTGTAAATATTCCAAACGGTTTTGCTACCACAAGCGATGCTTACTGGCTGCTTTTGCAAGAAAACGGCATTAAGGATAAAATTGCCCAAATTCTGAGTGATTTGGATATAGCCGATACCGATAATCTCCAAAAGCGCGGACTTGAAGTCCGTACCCTTATTTTAAACTCACATCTTCCAAAAGCACTCGTTGATGAACTTCTTGAAGCATATAAAATATTATCAAATCAGTATAACTCACAAAATATCGATGTAGCGGTTCGCTCATCGGGAACTGCCGAAGATTTGCCCGATGCCTCTTTTGCGGGGCAACAAGAGACTTTTTTAAATGTCAACTCCAAAGAAGCTCTGCTTGAGAGCGTATTGCGTTGTTTTGCTTCGCTGTTTACCGACCGTGCTATCAGCTACCGCACAAGCCGAGGATTTAGCCATTTCAAAGTTGCCCTCTCCGTTGGCGTGCAGAAGATGGTGCGAAGCGATATCTCTTCAAGCGGAATTATGTTTACCATAGACACAGAGAGCGGTTCAGAGAATCTCATACTTATCAACTCCATCTGGGGCTTGGGTGAAAATGTGGTAAGCGGGCGAGTAAACGCAGATGAGTTTTTTATCTTTAAACCTACTCTGAAAAATGGAATCAACACTATTTTAAAACACTCTTTGGGAAGCAAAAAAGAGAAGATGTTGTACAGCGAAGATAAACGCACTATAAATGTCGGAACTACGAAAGAGGAGCAAGAAAGCTTCTCTATAAACGATGATGAAGTGATAAAACTTGCGAAGCAGGCACTCCTTGTAGAAGAGCATTACGGACGACCGATGGATATCGAATGGGCAAAAGACGGGAACGACTCTAAGCTCTACATCGTTCAGGCAAGACCGGAAACCGTGATGAGCAAACAAAACAAAAGTATGACAAGCAAACAGTATTCACTTAATGCAAAAGATGCAAAAATTTTAACATCGGGACGGGCAATCGGTGAAAAAATAGGTATCGGAAAAATAACCGTTATAAATGATACAACCGAATTTGCACGCTTTAAAGAGGGCGATATCTTAGTAGCAGATACGACAAACCCCGACTGGGAGCCTGTTATGAAAAAAGCTTCGGCAGTCATAACCAACCGCGGAAGCCGTACATGCCATGCGGCTATCGTTGCTAGAGAGATAGGCGTACCTGCCGTAGTCGGATGCGGCAATGCAACGGCAGTTTTGCAAGATGGGCAAAAAGTGACCGTCAGTTGTGCCGAGGGCGATGAGGGGTATGTGTATGAAGGAGAGCTTGAGTACTACATCAAAACGATAGATATGAGCAAACTTCAACCTACAAAAACCAAACTCTTCGTAAATGTCGGAAATCCCGCAGAGGCTTTTAACTTTGCAAAAATGCCAAACGACGGAGTCGGGCTTGCTAGAATGGAGTTTATTATGAACAACTCCATCAACGCTCATCCTATGGCGCTTGTTGATATGCACAAAGGAATAAGCGTTACAGATGAGGATAAAATCCGCTCTTTTATGACTCCGTGCAGTGATACAAAAGAGTTCTTTTTGCAAAAAATCAGCGAGGGTGTGGGGATGATTGCGGCTGCTTTTTACCCAAAACCGGTAATTATAAGAACGAGTGATTTTAAAAGCAACGAGTATCGCGGTATGACGGGCGGTCTTATTTATGAGGCAGAGGAAGAAAATCCTATGATAGGCTTTCGCGGTGCAAGCCGTTACTACGATGATAGTTACCGCGAAGCGTTTATGTGGGAGTGCGAGGCATTAAAGAGAGTGCGCGACGATATGGGACTTACGAATATTAAAATCATGATTCCGTTTGTCCGCACTCCGCAAGAGGGCAAAAAAGTTATAGAGATTATGCACAAACAAGGGCTTACTCAAGGCAAAAACTCTCTTGAGATTTATGCAATGTGCGAAATTCCCGCAAATGTTATCATAGCGGATGAGTTTTTAGAAGTTTTTGACGGCTACTCCATCGGCTCAAACGACTTAACTCAACTCACCCTCGGGGTTGACAGGGAGAGTGCAAAAATCGCCCATATATTTGACGAGAGAAACGAAGCGGTTAAGAGAATGTTGAAAATGGCAATAGAAGCATGCAAAACAAGAGGCAAATACATAGGCATCTGCGGACAAGCCCCCTCAGACTACCCTGAAATCACGGAGTTTTTGGTGCAAAATGGGATAGATTCTATTTCGCTAAATCCTGATTCGCTCTTTAAGATGCGTCAAGTGGTGAGTGATTTGGAATAG
- a CDS encoding HAD-IC family P-type ATPase, translating to MFHIKSVEETLRDLGCSVDGLSKQEVLSRSEHYGKNILQEAKKRTIFWIFVEQFKSPVIYILLLAAGVSLAIKEFGDAGFIMVALSINAIVGAYQEYIAGERADALKRVIKTFVNVLRDGHRVEISSEDVTVGDIVFFESGVKVPADIRLIETNELQVNESLLTGESIDVNKNPAYISTNADEPIGERQNMLYAGSLVTRGRAIGVVTAIANQTEVGKIAALLATAKTAKPPLMLRMEIFSVNISKMIGGVALLIIMLGIYQEMPLKDIFFLTVILAISAIPEGLPVAITVALSVASAVMSRRNVIVRRLSAIEGLGSCTLIASDKTGTMTQNRLSVEHFVTPEQIYSPSEHINEYLLLGAILCNESTFHKESDEFVFIGDQVDVALARYALALDESLFEKHKSLKAINSVPYEPVNKYSAASYEIEYKKLHFIKGSPEVILSKCEMNDDKKEYILKQVDEWAAKGFRNIALAYKASNESDIAKEGYIYLGFAVITDPLREGVKEAVKTTERAGIEVIMVTGDHPNTAFFIARELGIAISKDEVMDGVEISHWIERGAHKEEIAHKRVFARVSPEQKQLIVKTFQDLGHFVAVTGDGVNDAPALKFANIGIAMGKSGTDVARESSDLILTDDAFNSIVNGIEEGRVAYDNIRKVTHLLIATGLAEIVLILLSMLFFIPTPLLPVQLLWLNLVANGFQDVALATEKAEPGILKRKPRDPKEPIFNKIMMSRVVVGGLYMGILAFALFYTLLKFGYQEDAARNLTLLLMVLFENVHIFNSRSENNSIFKINHFQNKFLWVSILAAQGAHIISMYNPFMQSLLSIEPVSLSMWAALLFIAMTLVAVMELEKYFRKKYYSKSLTT from the coding sequence ATGTTCCACATTAAAAGCGTAGAAGAGACTCTTCGAGATTTAGGGTGCAGTGTAGATGGATTGAGCAAACAAGAAGTTCTGTCTCGCAGCGAGCATTACGGGAAAAATATTTTACAAGAAGCTAAAAAACGCACTATTTTTTGGATATTTGTAGAGCAGTTTAAAAGCCCTGTTATCTATATTTTGTTATTGGCTGCCGGTGTTTCATTAGCTATTAAGGAGTTTGGAGATGCCGGATTTATAATGGTGGCGCTTAGCATAAATGCGATAGTCGGAGCATATCAGGAGTATATTGCCGGTGAGAGAGCCGATGCTCTAAAGAGAGTAATCAAAACTTTTGTCAATGTTTTAAGAGATGGACATAGAGTTGAAATATCAAGCGAAGATGTTACGGTCGGGGATATTGTTTTTTTTGAATCAGGTGTTAAGGTACCCGCTGATATACGACTTATAGAAACTAATGAACTTCAAGTAAATGAGTCTCTTCTTACCGGTGAGTCCATTGATGTAAATAAAAATCCCGCTTATATCTCCACCAATGCCGATGAGCCTATCGGTGAGAGACAAAATATGCTATATGCGGGCTCTTTGGTTACAAGAGGTCGGGCAATCGGAGTAGTGACGGCTATCGCAAATCAAACAGAAGTCGGTAAAATAGCCGCGCTTCTTGCCACCGCCAAAACTGCAAAACCGCCGTTAATGCTTCGAATGGAGATATTTTCAGTAAATATATCTAAGATGATCGGCGGGGTCGCACTATTGATTATTATGCTCGGCATTTATCAAGAAATGCCGCTTAAAGATATATTTTTCTTAACGGTAATATTGGCTATATCTGCCATTCCCGAGGGACTTCCGGTAGCTATCACGGTGGCACTTAGTGTTGCAAGCGCTGTTATGAGCAGACGAAATGTCATAGTTCGCAGACTCTCAGCCATTGAAGGACTTGGCTCTTGTACGCTTATTGCAAGTGATAAAACCGGAACAATGACTCAAAATCGTCTTAGTGTCGAGCATTTTGTAACGCCTGAACAAATCTATAGCCCAAGCGAACATATCAATGAATATCTGCTTCTTGGAGCAATTTTATGTAATGAATCAACTTTTCATAAAGAGAGTGATGAATTTGTTTTTATTGGGGATCAGGTTGATGTTGCGTTAGCAAGATATGCACTTGCCTTGGATGAGTCGCTCTTTGAAAAACATAAAAGTCTCAAAGCTATAAACAGTGTGCCTTATGAGCCTGTAAATAAATACTCTGCTGCCAGTTATGAGATTGAGTATAAAAAATTACATTTTATCAAAGGTTCACCGGAGGTTATACTTAGCAAGTGTGAAATGAATGATGATAAAAAAGAGTATATTTTAAAACAAGTGGATGAGTGGGCTGCTAAAGGATTTAGGAATATCGCTTTGGCGTATAAAGCAAGCAATGAGAGCGACATTGCCAAAGAAGGTTATATCTATCTTGGGTTTGCCGTCATCACAGACCCTTTGCGTGAAGGAGTAAAAGAAGCTGTAAAAACTACCGAGAGAGCAGGGATTGAGGTTATAATGGTAACCGGTGATCATCCAAATACGGCATTTTTTATAGCAAGAGAGTTAGGCATTGCAATTAGCAAAGATGAGGTAATGGACGGAGTGGAAATTTCTCACTGGATAGAAAGGGGAGCGCATAAAGAAGAGATTGCTCATAAGCGAGTCTTTGCACGAGTCTCACCTGAGCAAAAACAGCTTATAGTTAAAACATTTCAAGATCTCGGTCACTTTGTAGCAGTTACGGGAGACGGCGTAAATGACGCACCGGCGCTTAAATTTGCAAATATAGGCATCGCAATGGGAAAAAGCGGTACGGATGTTGCACGCGAGTCAAGTGATTTGATTTTGACGGATGATGCGTTTAATTCTATTGTCAATGGCATAGAAGAGGGGCGGGTAGCATATGACAATATTCGCAAAGTTACCCATCTTTTAATAGCTACGGGGTTGGCGGAGATAGTTCTTATTTTGCTCTCAATGCTGTTTTTTATCCCTACTCCGCTGCTTCCGGTACAGCTTTTATGGCTGAATTTGGTTGCAAACGGCTTTCAAGATGTAGCTCTTGCTACTGAAAAAGCTGAACCGGGGATACTAAAGCGTAAACCGCGCGACCCAAAAGAACCTATATTTAATAAAATTATGATGAGCAGAGTGGTTGTCGGCGGTCTTTACATGGGTATCTTGGCATTTGCCCTTTTTTATACCCTGCTTAAGTTTGGTTATCAAGAGGATGCGGCAAGAAATCTTACATTGCTTTTAATGGTGTTGTTTGAAAATGTACATATATTTAATTCACGCAGTGAAAATAACTCTATTTTTAAAATAAATCATTTTCAAAATAAATTTTTATGGGTGTCTATTTTAGCCGCTCAGGGTGCTCACATTATATCGATGTATAACCCTTTTATGCAATCACTGCTGAGCATTGAGCCTGTTAGTTTATCGATGTGGGCTGCACTGCTATTTATTGCTATGACATTAGTTGCGGTAATGGAACTTGAAAAGTATTTTAGAAAAAAATACTATTCCAAATCACTCACCACTTGA
- a CDS encoding dCMP deaminase family protein has product MLSDENFIKIAQEIATASKCVSKQVGAVIVKDGRILSTGYNGTPSGYINCCEHWSGEYTAEHHEWSKTYEIHAEMNAIIWAARKGISVESATIYVTLEPCSECSKNLIASGIKRIVYLKPYEHTHSEVISKFIKDNGVSIEKLGE; this is encoded by the coding sequence ATGTTAAGCGACGAAAATTTTATAAAAATTGCACAAGAGATAGCAACGGCTTCAAAATGCGTCTCTAAACAAGTAGGTGCAGTGATTGTAAAAGACGGAAGAATACTCAGCACGGGCTACAACGGTACTCCCTCAGGATATATAAACTGCTGTGAGCACTGGAGCGGAGAGTATACCGCAGAGCACCACGAATGGTCAAAAACTTATGAGATACACGCGGAAATGAATGCAATCATTTGGGCAGCAAGAAAAGGGATTAGTGTAGAGAGTGCGACTATCTATGTTACGCTTGAACCGTGCAGCGAGTGCAGTAAAAACTTAATCGCAAGCGGTATAAAACGCATTGTGTACTTAAAACCTTATGAACATACGCACTCAGAAGTAATCTCAAAATTTATTAAAGATAACGGCGTAAGCATAGAAAAACTCGGGGAGTAA